A single window of Phaenicophaeus curvirostris isolate KB17595 chromosome 24, BPBGC_Pcur_1.0, whole genome shotgun sequence DNA harbors:
- the LOC138730518 gene encoding myb-related transcription factor, partner of profilin-like isoform X2, producing the protein MAAGGGGGGVGALGRRGLLKRKPNFTLQEIEILMSEVLKYEQLLFGAAASTVNAYEKQKIWWRITNKINAAGRNQRDIGEVKNRWRGLRRRAGDKISRHRQERLGPPGRGRSGPGNTGNGPGNGSGNGSGNGGHDGPGPHGLKEEVVKEEPVEVKTEPFPSPGATSVPGRGTECRPPHSGLRPPPELCESWNRSPPRPAPPELSLGDLGEQQEPLGSDFPSLLLEHEAEHLKNCGTGEAGPTGTAGLSAGVRDCAHLTPAERRIVQSNERLVQEMRAFRREYAESRRETTSVLRVIAQALGGLSRSLAEIRDLYLREQAVPKP; encoded by the exons atggcggcgggcggcggcggcggcggcgtcgGGGCGTTGGGGCGGCGGGGGCTGCTGAAGAGGAAGCCGAACTTCACGCTGCAGGAGATCGAGATCCTGATGAGCGAGGTGCTCAAGTACGAGCAGCTGCTGTTCGGCGCCGCCGCCAGCACCGTGAACGCCTACGAGAAGCAGAAGATCTGGTGGCGAATCACCAACAAGATCAACGCCGCCGGCCGCAACCAGCGCGACATCGGCGAGGTGAAGAACCGCTGGCGGGGGCTGCGGCGCCGCGCCGGGGACAAGATCAGCCGGCACCGGCAGGAGCGGCTCGGACCGCCCGGGAGGGGCAGGAGCGGCCCCGGGAACACCGGGAACGGCC CCGGGAACGGCTCCGGGAACGGCTCCGGGAACGGCGGGCACGACGGGCCGGGCCCGCACG GCCTCAAGGAGGAGGTGGTGAAGGAGGAGCCCGTGGAGGTGAAGACtgagcccttccccagcccagGCGCCACCAGCGTCCCCGGCCGCGGCACGGAGTGCCGGCCACCCCACAGTGGCCTCCGCCCGCCCCCCGAGCTGTGCGAGAGCTGGAACCGAAGCCCCCCACGCCCAGCACCCCCCGAACTGTCCCTCGGCGACCTGGGCGAGCAGCAGGAGCCGCTGGGCTCCGATTTCCCGAGCCTCCTCTTGGAGCACGAGGCTGAGCATCTCAAGAACTGCGGCACAGGAGAAGCGGGACCCACGGGGACGGCGGGGCTGTCGGCCGGCGTCCGCGACTGCGCCCACCTCACGCCGGCCGAAAGGCGCATCGTCCAGTCCAACGAGCGGCTGGTGCAGGAGATGCGAGCTTTCCGACGGGAATACGCCGAGAGCCGCCGGGAGACCACGTCCGTCCTGCGTGTCATCGCCCAGGCGCTGGGCGGCCTCAGCCGCAGCCTGGCTGAAATCCGTGACCTCTACCTCCGGGAGCAGGCGGTCCCCAAACCCTGA
- the LOC138730518 gene encoding myb-related transcription factor, partner of profilin-like isoform X1, which produces MAAGGGGGGVGALGRRGLLKRKPNFTLQEIEILMSEVLKYEQLLFGAAASTVNAYEKQKIWWRITNKINAAGRNQRDIGEVKNRWRGLRRRAGDKISRHRQERLGPPGRGRSGPGNTGNGPGNTSGNGSGNGSGNGSGNGSGNGSGNGGHDGPGPHGLKEEVVKEEPVEVKTEPFPSPGATSVPGRGTECRPPHSGLRPPPELCESWNRSPPRPAPPELSLGDLGEQQEPLGSDFPSLLLEHEAEHLKNCGTGEAGPTGTAGLSAGVRDCAHLTPAERRIVQSNERLVQEMRAFRREYAESRRETTSVLRVIAQALGGLSRSLAEIRDLYLREQAVPKP; this is translated from the exons atggcggcgggcggcggcggcggcggcgtcgGGGCGTTGGGGCGGCGGGGGCTGCTGAAGAGGAAGCCGAACTTCACGCTGCAGGAGATCGAGATCCTGATGAGCGAGGTGCTCAAGTACGAGCAGCTGCTGTTCGGCGCCGCCGCCAGCACCGTGAACGCCTACGAGAAGCAGAAGATCTGGTGGCGAATCACCAACAAGATCAACGCCGCCGGCCGCAACCAGCGCGACATCGGCGAGGTGAAGAACCGCTGGCGGGGGCTGCGGCGCCGCGCCGGGGACAAGATCAGCCGGCACCGGCAGGAGCGGCTCGGACCGCCCGGGAGGGGCAGGAGCGGCCCCGGGAACACCGGGAACGGCCCCGGGAACACCTCCGGGAACGGCTCCGGGAACGGCTCCGGGAACGGCTCCGGGAACGGCTCCGGGAACGGCTCCGGGAACGGCGGGCACGACGGGCCGGGCCCGCACG GCCTCAAGGAGGAGGTGGTGAAGGAGGAGCCCGTGGAGGTGAAGACtgagcccttccccagcccagGCGCCACCAGCGTCCCCGGCCGCGGCACGGAGTGCCGGCCACCCCACAGTGGCCTCCGCCCGCCCCCCGAGCTGTGCGAGAGCTGGAACCGAAGCCCCCCACGCCCAGCACCCCCCGAACTGTCCCTCGGCGACCTGGGCGAGCAGCAGGAGCCGCTGGGCTCCGATTTCCCGAGCCTCCTCTTGGAGCACGAGGCTGAGCATCTCAAGAACTGCGGCACAGGAGAAGCGGGACCCACGGGGACGGCGGGGCTGTCGGCCGGCGTCCGCGACTGCGCCCACCTCACGCCGGCCGAAAGGCGCATCGTCCAGTCCAACGAGCGGCTGGTGCAGGAGATGCGAGCTTTCCGACGGGAATACGCCGAGAGCCGCCGGGAGACCACGTCCGTCCTGCGTGTCATCGCCCAGGCGCTGGGCGGCCTCAGCCGCAGCCTGGCTGAAATCCGTGACCTCTACCTCCGGGAGCAGGCGGTCCCCAAACCCTGA
- the SHISA4 gene encoding protein shisa-4 — protein sequence MGPGGARWPLATTVLVAVATTLVAGDEDCLWYVDRNGSWHPGFDCEFFTFCCGTCHHRYCCRDPLRLLTERQQRHCLAFSPKTIAGIASAVVLFIAIVTTIVCCFMCSCCYLYQRRQRLRTPLQGPEIPLSSYPPAPTPAPFPIDPKAGPVPPQPGFTPMAMYPPAAPTAQYPLYPSGPPVYNPTAPSPYVPAQPSYPGA from the exons ATGGGGCCCGGCGGGGCTCGCTGGCCCCTGGCTACCACCGTGCTGGTGGCCGTGGCCACCACGCTAG TGGCCGGGGACGAGGACTGCCTGTGGTACGTGGACAGGAACGGCTCGTGGCACCCTGGCTTTGACTGCGAGTTCTTCACCTTCTGCTGTGGCACCTGCCACCACCGGTACTGCTGCCGCGACCCGCTGCGCCTGCTCACCGAGCGCCAGCAGCGCCACTGCCTTGCCTTCAG ccccaagaCCATCGCGGGCATCGCCTCAGCCGTGGTGCTCTTCATCGCTATCGTCACCACCATCGTCTGCTGCTTCATGTGCTCCTGCTGCTACCTGTACCAGCGCCGGCAGCGCCTCCGCACCCCCCTGCAAG GCCCAGAGATCCCTCTGTCCAGCTACCCCCCTGCTCCCACGCCAGCCCCCTTCCCCATAGACCCCAAAGCTGGccccgtgcccccccagcccggcTTCACCCCTATGGCCATGTACCCACCGGCTGCCCCCACCGCCCAGTACCCACTGTACCCCTCGGGGCCCCCCGTCTACAACCCCACAG CGCCGTCACCCTACGTCCCGGCACAGCCCAGCTACCCTGGAGCCTGA
- the INAVA gene encoding innate immunity activator protein, with amino-acid sequence MLGVGRVGGAPMGAVSPLSPVGFRLGMGEASDTDSGITLHSGPDSPVSPLKERAQVGRRRQQALEARLEGCVQELRRLCLREAELTGALPREYPLKAGEKPPKVRRRIGAAFKLDETLVLRGADPLSALERDLALQLQIAKAAQRLCREENISKRLRKRRQTAALLEEQKLKDLENILNQRRLLAGRRPLSAGGGIGAADELSVSDESSLSDTVLLEEEETQPLGPATLQASPSPEEPTEAVGSGSSPASSSPWKETSLDKHYEKGKKTSIDAGDGETQGSRCYPGSPPAVLPVASAPGSPDPAAALVPRVEDVPPYRFVPIRTLVLCRQAGSSAPSTPEPSGRRGQSQSLRVEACWQPGEPRGRSAVPRRRPTYYTVTVPTSCIPTPGPTCCSGSDDSISDLSSVSHATSPRSSSPDVSFLRPPVPPPLIEPGYYPRGTHRFLPPSGPPAFLYEQDLAPLRYQRLVPSHSRIVRTPSLKDYAPVGSRGISKATVTEELKSWHQRARLRGARPHSLDRQGAFRGPRGGTTSDVTIPRGVLMRAQVPPLHVLRRSADGVPVQVYVPENGEIVTQV; translated from the exons ATGCTGGGGGTTgggagggttgggggggcacccatgggtgctgtcTCCCCGCTGTCGCCCGTAGGATTCCGGCTCGGCATGGGGGAGGCGAGCGACACCGACAGCGGGATCACGCTGCACTCAG GCCCCGACAGCCCCGTGTCGCCCCTGAAGGAGCGGGCGCAGGTGGGGCGCAGGCGGCAGCAGGCGCTGGAGGCCCGGCTGGAGGGCTGTGTTCAGGAGCTGCGGCGGCTCTGCCTGCGCGAGGCG GAGCTGACAGGAGCGCTGCCCCGTGAGTACCCCCTGAAAGCCGGCGAGAAGCCCCCCAAGGTCCGACGCAGGATTGGAGCTGCCTTCAAGCTGGATGAGACCCTTGTCCTGCGCGGGGCG gaCCCTCTGAGCGCCCTGGAGCGGGACCTGGCGCTGCAGCTGCAGATCGCCAAGGCTGCCCAGCGCCTCTGCCGCGAGGAGAACATCAGCAAGCGGCTCCGGAAGCGCCGGCAGACGGCAGccctgctggaggagcagaagtTGAAGGACCTGGAGAACATCCTCAACCAGCGACGGCTCTTGGCTGGCCGGCGGCCTTTGTCTGCTGGCGGTGGAATCGGTGCTGCCGATG AGCTCAGCGTCTCCGATGAGAGCTCCCTGTCGGACACcgtcctgctggaggagg AGGAGACGCAGCCGCTGGGACCTGCCACCCTGCAGGCGTCCCCATCGCCTGAGGAGCCCACCGAGGCGGTGGGGTCTGGgtcctccccagcctcctccagcccctggaagGAGACCAGCCTCGACAAACACTacgagaaggggaaaaaaaccagcataGACGCTGGGGATGGGGAAACCCAGGGCTCCCGGTGCTACCCGGGGTCCCCGCCAGCCGTCCTCCCTGTCGCCTCTGCCCCCGGCAGCCCTGACCCTGCAGCCGCGCTGGTGCCCAGGGTGGAGGACGTTCCTCCCTATCGCTTCGTCCCCATCAGGACCCTGGTGCTGTGCCGGCAGGCGGGCTCCAGCGCTCCCAGCACCCCGGAGCCATCGGGCCGGCGCGGACAATCCCAGTCCCTGAG GGTGGAGGCATGCTGGCAGCCTGGCGAGCCGCGTGGCCGCAGCGCCGTCCCCCGCCGGCGCCCCACGTACTACACGGTGACGGTGCCCACCTCCTGCATCCCGACCCCTGGCCCCACGTGCTGCTCCGGCTCCGACGACAGCATCTCCGACCTCTCCAGCGTCTCCCATGCTACGTCCCCCCGCAGCAGCAGCCCCGACGTCTCCTTCCTTCGCCCCCCAGTCCCACCACCACTCATCGAACCCGGTTATTACCCACGGGGTACCCACCGGTTCCTGCCACCCTCCGGCCCTCCAGCTTTCCTCTATGAGCAGGACCTGGCCCCGCTGCGCTACCAACGCCTGGTGCCCTCGCACAGCCGCATCGTGCGCACGCCCTCGCTCAAGGACTACGCGCCGGTGGGCAGCCGCGGGATCTCCAAGGCGACTGTGACCGAGGAACTCAAGTCATGGCACCAGCGCGCCCGGCTGCGGGGTGCCCGTCCCCACTCCCTCGACCGCCAAGGCGCCTTTCGGGGACCGCGTGGTGGCACCACAAGCGACGTGACCATCCCTCGTGGAGTCCTGATGCGGGCTCAG GTGCCCCCGCTGCACGTCCTGCGGCGCTCGGCGGACGGCGTGCCCGTGCAGGTCTATGTGCCTGAGAACGGCGAGATCGTCACCCAGGTGTAA
- the GPR25 gene encoding probable G-protein coupled receptor 25 isoform X2: MAPEELSGSADYDYPLVTNTTVNQEVFSKWEVIFTTIFIPILYSFIFLLGLMGNLFVIVLMAKRSGNKRMVDTFVLNLAVADVIFICTLPFWVVAGARGNRWPLGEGLCKVSSYAIAVNRCSSILFLTALSVERYLVIRKVLDTKMMGSRRHVHITCGIIWAASLLLGAPSLVYRRLDGDDCWDEDGEDFSLAMVFLTFLLPLGVISFCYCSIYCRLQRHVRLGRGVQRSHRAIVTIVTAFLCSWLPLNTCKVLLFFLAKGTLVLSQGQEVALRWVVAGSTCLAFVNSCINPLVYALMDGRCRPRCPRAPGTGPGAAAPSSTTDSSLLFGVRIWTRSPPGPRCRSRTQLRAALGVPRDHPGVSPQPCSEPSPGATSDSAPQP, from the coding sequence ATGGCTCCTGAGGAGCTCTCCGGCTCAGCTGATTACGATTATCCACTGGTGACCAACACGACGGTGAACCAGGAGGTCTTCTCCAAGTGGGAGGTCATCTTCACcaccatcttcatccccatcctctactccttcatcttcctcctcgGCCTCATGGGGAACCTCTTTGTCATCGTGCTGATGGCCAAGAGGAGTGGGAATAAGAGGATGGTAGACACCTTTGTGCTGAACCTGGCGGTGGCTGACGTCATCTTCATCTGCACTTTGCCCTTCTGGGTGGTGGCAGGGGCACGGGGGAACCGCTGGCCACTTGGTGAAGGGCTCTGCAAGGTAAGCAGCTACGCCATCGCCGTCAACCGCTGCTCCAGCATCCTCTTCCTCACCGCCCTCAGCGTGGAGCGCTACCTGGTCATCAGGAAGGTGCTGGACACCAAGATGATGGGTTCACGGAGGCACGTCCACATCACGTGCGGCATCATCTGGGCAGCCTCCCTCCTCCTGGGTGCCCCGTCCCTGGTGTACCGACGGCTGGACGGGGATGACTGCTGGGATGAAGATGGAGAGGACTTCAGCCTGGCCATGGTCTTCCTCACCTTCCTCCTGCCCTTGGGGGTCATCTCTTTCTGCTACTGCTCCATCTACTGCCGGCTCCAGCGCCACGTCCGGCTGGGCAGGGGCGTCCAGCGTTCCCACCGGGCCATTGTCACTATTGTCACAGCTTTCCTCTGCTCCTGGTTGCCCCTCAACACCTGCAAGGTGCTGCTCTTCTTCCTCGCCAAGGGTACGTTGGTCCTGTCCCAGGGGCAGGAGGTGGCCTTGAGGTGGGTGGTGGCCGGCAGCACCTGCCTGGCCTTCGTTAACAGCTGCATCAACCCCCTGGTCTATGCCCTGATGGATGGACGCTGCCGTCCCCGATGTCCCCGTGCTCCGGGGACGGGTCCTGGTGCAGCTGCCCCTTCCTCCACCACTGACTCCAGCCTCCTCTTTGGGGTCCGGATCTGGACCAGGTCCCCCCCGGGTCCTCGGTGCAGGAGCAGGACCCAGCTCCGGGCGGCACTGGGGGTCCCACGGGACCACCCTGGGGTGAGTCCTCAACCCTGCTCCGAACCATCCCCTGGTGCCACCTCAGactctgctccccagccctaA
- the GPR25 gene encoding probable G-protein coupled receptor 25 isoform X1 produces MLFFSRSHINNPTAGHGQHRPGHQGGHPATSMAPEELSGSADYDYPLVTNTTVNQEVFSKWEVIFTTIFIPILYSFIFLLGLMGNLFVIVLMAKRSGNKRMVDTFVLNLAVADVIFICTLPFWVVAGARGNRWPLGEGLCKVSSYAIAVNRCSSILFLTALSVERYLVIRKVLDTKMMGSRRHVHITCGIIWAASLLLGAPSLVYRRLDGDDCWDEDGEDFSLAMVFLTFLLPLGVISFCYCSIYCRLQRHVRLGRGVQRSHRAIVTIVTAFLCSWLPLNTCKVLLFFLAKGTLVLSQGQEVALRWVVAGSTCLAFVNSCINPLVYALMDGRCRPRCPRAPGTGPGAAAPSSTTDSSLLFGVRIWTRSPPGPRCRSRTQLRAALGVPRDHPGVSPQPCSEPSPGATSDSAPQP; encoded by the coding sequence ATGCTGTTTTTCAGCAGATCTCACATCAACAACCCAACCGCCGGGCACGGCCAGCACCGCCCCGGGCACCAGGGAGGGCACCCGGCCACTTCCATGGCTCCTGAGGAGCTCTCCGGCTCAGCTGATTACGATTATCCACTGGTGACCAACACGACGGTGAACCAGGAGGTCTTCTCCAAGTGGGAGGTCATCTTCACcaccatcttcatccccatcctctactccttcatcttcctcctcgGCCTCATGGGGAACCTCTTTGTCATCGTGCTGATGGCCAAGAGGAGTGGGAATAAGAGGATGGTAGACACCTTTGTGCTGAACCTGGCGGTGGCTGACGTCATCTTCATCTGCACTTTGCCCTTCTGGGTGGTGGCAGGGGCACGGGGGAACCGCTGGCCACTTGGTGAAGGGCTCTGCAAGGTAAGCAGCTACGCCATCGCCGTCAACCGCTGCTCCAGCATCCTCTTCCTCACCGCCCTCAGCGTGGAGCGCTACCTGGTCATCAGGAAGGTGCTGGACACCAAGATGATGGGTTCACGGAGGCACGTCCACATCACGTGCGGCATCATCTGGGCAGCCTCCCTCCTCCTGGGTGCCCCGTCCCTGGTGTACCGACGGCTGGACGGGGATGACTGCTGGGATGAAGATGGAGAGGACTTCAGCCTGGCCATGGTCTTCCTCACCTTCCTCCTGCCCTTGGGGGTCATCTCTTTCTGCTACTGCTCCATCTACTGCCGGCTCCAGCGCCACGTCCGGCTGGGCAGGGGCGTCCAGCGTTCCCACCGGGCCATTGTCACTATTGTCACAGCTTTCCTCTGCTCCTGGTTGCCCCTCAACACCTGCAAGGTGCTGCTCTTCTTCCTCGCCAAGGGTACGTTGGTCCTGTCCCAGGGGCAGGAGGTGGCCTTGAGGTGGGTGGTGGCCGGCAGCACCTGCCTGGCCTTCGTTAACAGCTGCATCAACCCCCTGGTCTATGCCCTGATGGATGGACGCTGCCGTCCCCGATGTCCCCGTGCTCCGGGGACGGGTCCTGGTGCAGCTGCCCCTTCCTCCACCACTGACTCCAGCCTCCTCTTTGGGGTCCGGATCTGGACCAGGTCCCCCCCGGGTCCTCGGTGCAGGAGCAGGACCCAGCTCCGGGCGGCACTGGGGGTCCCACGGGACCACCCTGGGGTGAGTCCTCAACCCTGCTCCGAACCATCCCCTGGTGCCACCTCAGactctgctccccagccctaA
- the TMEM167B gene encoding protein kish-B: MTNVYSLDGLLAFSLLLVCTCAHLRKVPRLRTWLLSEKRGLWGVFYKAAVIGTRLHVAVAVSCVLMAFYILVLK; this comes from the exons ATGACCAACG TGTATTCTTTGGACGGGCTGCTGGCCTTCTCGCTGCTGCTGGTCTGCACCTGCGCCCACCTGCGCAAGGTGCCCCGCCTGCGCACCTGGCTGCTCTCCGAGAAGCGCGGCCTCTGGGGCGTCTTCTACAAAG CCGCCGTCATCGGCACCCGCTTGCACGTCGCCGTGGCTGTGTCCTGTGTCCTCATGGCATTCTACATCCTGGTGCTGAAGTGA